From one Agathobaculum sp. NTUH-O15-33 genomic stretch:
- a CDS encoding regulatory protein RecX, with translation MTEEDYRRALDAAAKQLSYRALSISQLRDKLLEKGHEEEAADYAIAWLTERGMLCDRTFAESVVRTYAARGCGKMRIRQELTRRGVDRETADEVLVDFSADGDKLISLLDKRLKGDLSDRKEIDKAVAFLQRRGFCWQEIREALTAYEEQLSE, from the coding sequence ATGACCGAGGAAGATTACCGCCGGGCCCTTGACGCGGCGGCCAAACAGCTTTCCTACCGCGCGCTGAGTATTTCCCAGCTGCGGGACAAGCTACTGGAAAAGGGGCACGAAGAAGAAGCCGCCGATTACGCCATTGCATGGCTGACCGAGCGCGGCATGCTATGCGACCGCACTTTTGCGGAAAGCGTGGTACGCACCTATGCGGCGCGCGGCTGCGGCAAAATGCGCATACGGCAGGAGCTGACGCGCCGGGGCGTTGACCGGGAAACAGCGGACGAAGTGCTTGTGGATTTTTCCGCGGATGGCGACAAGCTAATCTCTCTGCTGGACAAACGCCTAAAGGGCGACCTTTCCGACCGGAAGGAGATCGACAAAGCCGTCGCCTTTCTACAGCGGCGCGGCTTCTGCTGGCAGGAGATCCGCGAGGCGCTCACGGCCTACGAAGAGCAATTAAGCGAATAG
- the rimO gene encoding 30S ribosomal protein S12 methylthiotransferase RimO, translating into MAKIGLISLGCAKNLVDSEHMLSLLRRAGHTIVEDMNEAEVGIVNTCGFIEAAKTEAIETILETASHKQTGPMRGLVVTGCLAQRYPDEIRDELPEVDAICGTGSYESITDAVAAALGGKKAAYMADMAAAALDGGRERLTPSYTAYLKIAEGCSNRCAYCIIPKLRGPYRSRDMASLLDEAKQLADAGVKELIVIAQDITKYGLDLPERRRLLPDLLRALCGMDFTWVRLHYLYPDQITDELIDVIAEEDKIVKYLDIPLQHVSPRILRAMHRPGNREEFVSLIENLRARIPGLTLRTSLIVGLPGETEEEFAELCEFLQQTGIERVGVFEFSPEEGTEAATLPDQIDAETKQRRRLIVEELESGVLDDYNISRHNTEMQVLCEGFDDEQQLYFGRTYADSVEVDGKVWFSSEDEIEAGAFVTVLITDSLGPDLLGVRGEEKTQ; encoded by the coding sequence ATGGCGAAGATCGGACTGATCTCGCTCGGCTGCGCCAAAAATTTGGTGGACAGCGAGCACATGCTTTCCCTGCTGCGCAGGGCCGGGCACACCATCGTTGAGGATATGAACGAGGCCGAGGTGGGCATCGTCAACACCTGCGGCTTTATCGAAGCCGCAAAGACCGAAGCGATCGAGACCATTCTTGAGACCGCGTCGCACAAGCAGACCGGGCCGATGCGCGGCCTTGTGGTAACGGGCTGCTTGGCGCAGCGCTACCCGGACGAGATACGCGACGAGCTACCCGAGGTGGACGCGATCTGCGGCACCGGCAGCTACGAAAGCATTACGGACGCGGTCGCCGCCGCGCTTGGCGGCAAAAAAGCCGCCTACATGGCCGATATGGCCGCCGCCGCGCTGGACGGCGGGCGCGAACGGCTCACGCCCTCCTACACGGCCTATCTTAAGATAGCGGAGGGCTGCTCCAACCGCTGCGCCTACTGCATCATCCCGAAGCTGCGCGGGCCCTACCGTTCGCGCGATATGGCGTCGCTATTGGACGAAGCAAAGCAGCTTGCCGACGCGGGCGTAAAAGAACTGATCGTCATCGCGCAGGACATTACCAAGTACGGGCTTGACCTGCCCGAGCGCCGCCGCCTGCTACCCGACCTGCTGCGCGCGCTTTGCGGGATGGATTTTACTTGGGTGCGCCTGCACTACCTCTACCCCGACCAGATCACGGACGAATTGATCGACGTGATCGCGGAGGAGGACAAAATTGTAAAATATTTGGATATCCCCCTACAGCATGTGTCGCCGCGCATTTTGCGCGCCATGCACCGGCCGGGCAACCGCGAGGAATTCGTTTCGCTGATTGAAAATCTGCGTGCGCGCATTCCGGGCCTTACACTGCGCACCAGCCTGATCGTCGGCCTGCCCGGCGAAACCGAGGAGGAATTTGCCGAGCTGTGCGAGTTTTTGCAGCAGACCGGCATCGAGCGCGTGGGCGTGTTCGAGTTTTCGCCCGAGGAAGGCACCGAAGCCGCCACCCTGCCCGATCAGATTGACGCGGAGACCAAGCAGCGCCGCCGCCTGATCGTGGAGGAGCTGGAATCCGGCGTGCTGGATGATTACAATATTTCGCGCCACAATACTGAAATGCAGGTGCTGTGTGAGGGCTTCGACGACGAGCAGCAGCTTTATTTTGGCCGCACCTATGCCGATTCGGTCGAGGTGGACGGCAAGGTATGGTTTTCGAGCGAGGACGAAATAGAAGCCGGGGCGTTCGTCACCGTGCTTATTACCGACAGCCTAGGGCCTGATCTGCTCGGCGTGCGGGGGGAGGAAAAAACGCAATGA